Genomic window (Vidua macroura isolate BioBank_ID:100142 chromosome 3, ASM2450914v1, whole genome shotgun sequence):
TGTCCCGGCAGCGCTGCCTCTCCCGCCCCATCTACGGCTCGGGATTCCGCAGCCTCACCCCCAGCCCGCGCGGCCGATCGCCGAATCACCGAGGCcgtccctctctccctccctgcctcctccctcGCCACCAGGGGAGGCGATAGAAAGACTTTTCCCCCGCTCCCACGCGCGCTCGCGCCCAGCCTGCCGAGCCCAACCgaaagggggggggggcggggagcGCGCGTGTGTGTCGGGGAGCGACGGACACCTCCTCCGCTCGTTGAGCCCCCTTCCCCACCAACACACGGCCCGTCCGCCCCCCTCCCCGTCCTCCCAGTGGTTGCATCCGTGACGACATCATCAtggcaacagcagctgcagcccggggccggggcgccgCCGTCGCCGCCGGGGCGTCCGCGGGGCACGAGCCCGCGCTGTCCCTGAGGGGCGCGCGGCCGCACGGGCTGTAGGAGCGCGCGGGGGGGCGCGCGCCGCCGCGCACGCGCCCAGAGCGGCGGCATCGGGCGGGGGGAACAGAGACACAGACGAGGCGCGCGCGGAGGCGCGCGCGCTCCCGCGGGCGGGCGAGGAGCGGCAGGCGCGGGGAGTGTTGCGCTCGCGCGCGCGCTCGctgcggcggcagcggcggcggcggcggcgggcggggggagcCGTGCGGGCTCCGCGCTCGCTCCGCGCTCGCTCGCTCggtgctgtgctggtgcctcggcggcggcggcgaaCAAACATGTTCTCAGTGCGGATCGTGACTGCCGACTACTATATGGGCAGCCCGCTGCCCGGCCTGGACCCCTGCCAGTCCCGCTTCCGAGAGGCCCCGGCCAAACGGGTGCCCGTCGTGAGAGTCTTCGGTGCCACCCCTGCAGGTAAGGGATGACCCCCGCCACCGACGGGCGGGCGGGGACGTCCCCCCGCTGCGGCGCCGCGGGTCGCGCtggcgccggccccgccgccgcccacCCCGCTCCCGCTCTTTGTGGCTGGGTCGCGCCCCCCCTccgcgcccggcgccgccgctgcGGCGCGTCTCACCTGccagcggcggccgcggggacGGCGGGGCAGCGGCGAGGAGCGGGGACCTGCCCCGGGTGtcgcgccgcgcccgcccggtggcggcgggggctgcggggctgccggggctttgtgcggggctgccccgggagAGCGGCGCAGCTGTACAAACACCGGAGCCGGCCCGTCCCGGTGCCCaccgccgctctcctgccctTCCCGGGAGCCCTTGCTGCGAGAGGGCGAGCGGACAAGGGGAAGCCGCTGAGCGCGGGCGCAAGTGGGACTTGTGCGGCACTTCGGAAGTGGGGGCTCGTGTCGCGGCACGGATCGCGCACGGCCGGAGGCACCGGTGCTGCACTGCAGAGAGGAGCGTCCTGAGCGCCGGCCACATGTTGCCCCCCGAGACTCCCGAATGTCACATGCCACTTCACTGCCTCCTCGCCGTGTGGCCTTGTGCTGACAGCCGTCCCACGTCTCAGATGTGCTTCTGACCAATACAAACAAATACGTTCTCAGAACAAATTTCTAACAAAGTAAATActtaggaaaattaatttaatacgTATTGTAGTTTGCCCATACGTTAAATATTAAATTGGAAAAACCCTTGGCTTTTGAGATATTAGACATTGTAAGCA
Coding sequences:
- the LOC128805182 gene encoding MAPK-interacting and spindle-stabilizing protein-like, translating into MWPALRTLLSAVQHRCLRPCAIRAATRAPTSEVPHKSHLRPRSAASPCPLALSQQGLPGRAGERRWAPGRAGSGVCTAAPLSRGSPAQSPGSPAAPAATGRARRDTRGRSPLLAAAPPSPRPPLAGPAVTLYQKNLPLNVPTGKCISIQENYINLNVKINKEIHV